The Oncorhynchus tshawytscha isolate Ot180627B linkage group LG30, Otsh_v2.0, whole genome shotgun sequence genome includes a region encoding these proteins:
- the LOC112228823 gene encoding adenylosuccinate synthetase isozyme 2 — protein MAADSTMPNGQETASLNGEPAFKRPRENGQVESLRTPKEPRNKVTVVLGAQWGDEGKGKVVDLLAMDADLVCRCQGGNNAGHTVVVDSVEYDFHLLPSGVLNKKAVSFIGNGVVIHLPGLFEEAEKNLQKGKGLEGWEERLKISDRAHIVFNFHQAVDGIQEQQRQLQAGKNLGTTKKGIGPAYSSKAARNGLRVCDLVSDFTVFEEKFRVLAEHFLTMYPNLNVDIDNELQQLKEYAERLRPLVTDGVYFMHKALTGPSKKILVEGANAALLDIDFGTYPFVTSSNCTVGGVCTGLGVPPSYVGRVYGVVKAYTTRVGVGAFPTEQDNEVGNLLQSRGREFGVTTDRQRRCGWLDLILVRYAHMVNGFTAIALTKLDILDTLSEIKVGVAYSVDDEPLPSFPANMDVLTRVSVKYETLPGWCCSTEDVRCFEELPPQAQSYIRFIEDFLQVPVKWVGVGKSRESMIKLF, from the exons ATGGCAGCAGACAGCACAATGCCTAATGGCCAAGAAACGGCCTCCTTGAACGGAGAGCCTGCTTTCAAGCGACCTCGGGAGAATGGACAGGTCGAGTCCCTGCGGACTCCGAAGGAACCTCGGAATAAAGTAACCGTGGTCCTCGGTGCGCAATGGGGAGACGAGGGAAAGGGGAAAGTGGTTGACCTGCTAGCAATGGACGCAGACCTAGTATGCAGGTGTCAG GGAGGCAACAACGCAGGCCACACAGTGGTGGTGGACTCTGTGGAGTATGACTTTCACCTGCTGCCCAGCGGAGTGCTCAACAAGAAGGCGGTCTCATTTATTG GGAACGGGGTTGTGATACACCTGCCTGGGCTCTTTGAGGAGGCTGAAAAGAACCTGCAGAAAGGCAAAG GACTGGAAGGATGGGAGGAGCGGTTAAAGATTTCTGACCGTGCACACATTG TGTTCAACTTCCACCAAGCTGTTGATGGGATCCAGGAACAACAGAGACAGCTACAGGCGGGAAAGAA TTTGGGAACCACCAAAAAGGGCATTGGACCTGCCTATTCTTCCAAAGCTGCTCGTAATGGACTGAGAGTCTGTGACCTTGTGTCTGATTTTACTGTCTTTGAGGAGAA GTTCCGTGTGTTGGCAGAGCATTTCTTGACTATGTACCCCAACCTCAATGTTGACATTGACAATGAGCTGCAGCAACTGAAG GAGTATGCTGAGAGGTTGCGTCCGCTTGTAACAGATGGGGTGTACTTCATGCACAAGGCCCTCACTGGGCCCAGTAAGAAGATCCTGGTGGAGGGAGCCAATGCAGCCCTCCTGGACATTGACTTTG GTACCTACCCATTTGTCACGTCCTCTAACTGCACTGTTGGGGGAGTGTGCACTGGCCTGGGTGTGCCCCCATCCTATGTGGGGCGGGTGTATGGTGTGGTCAAGGCCTATACCACCCGGGTAGGCGTAGGAGCTTTCCCCACTGAGCAGGACAAT GAGGTTGGCAACTTGTTGCAGTCCAGAGGGAGGGAGTTTGGTGTGACGACGGACCGGCAGCGCCGCTGTGGCTGGCTGGACTTGATTCTGGTCCGATACGCCCACATGGTCAACGGCTTCACTGC CATCGCTCTGACCAAGCTTGACATCCTGGACACGCTGTCAGAGATCAAAGTCGGTGTAGCCTACTCTGTTGATGATGAGCCCCTTCCCAGTTTTCCTG ccAATATGGACGTGCTGACACGGGTGTCTGTGAAGTATGAGACGTTACCTGGATGGTGCTGCAGCACTGAGGATGTGAGGTGCTTTGAGGAGCTGCCCCCTCAGGCACAAAGCTACATCCGCTTCATCGAGGACTTCTTGCAAGTGCCAG TGAAATGGGTTGGAGTTGGGAAATCCAGAGAGAGTATGATCAAGCTGTTCTGA